The following are encoded together in the Cololabis saira isolate AMF1-May2022 chromosome 5, fColSai1.1, whole genome shotgun sequence genome:
- the LOC133444867 gene encoding uncharacterized protein LOC133444867, with translation MRTKLHVAGRPLPHGSPLSSQQVATRVGEKQKKSKAYTDQKRGATAISFACWSYVRVKKPGILPKTQHKFSEPLKVVGKKGQYSYLLSDGRCWNASHLAPASLQEESDNLDFEAIPAVALENTRKKFEVKQPLVEPVDGEMDQYGDESGDGGQNEGIPAPGKACGVKFNAMPCPVERCISGEVCMSPSLELDTKNLPDSKSQDEFSCKSLMFGKTDSKQLAKAEAEPSQFCSCVHSHLSSLCLKQCFECKGLHYYNCDSLKICKMNGHKVKYAGNPNESEEPSLPSGVSSDPPPYDSAAMPSLAPCDEPTPVSQSIHPISFHGCCDLTKPDPQVLCRSCSVFHSGSCREGDLCQTNHDICPLGVCSCGKLCSRKPLVLCRYCGREFCTNCWYRNPVSCICGQTFDQSSSV, from the exons ATGCGCACTAAACTTCATGTGGCTGGACGTCCACTTCCACACGGTTCACCACTGTCATCACAGCAGGTCGCCACCAGAGTGGgagaaaaacagaagaagagCAAAGCATACACTGATCAGAAACGTGGTGCAACTGCTATATCCTTCGCATGTTGGTCATATGTGCGGGTGAAAAAGCCTGGTATTCTCCCTAAAACACAGCACAAGTTTTCCGAACCACTGAAAGTGGTGGGGAAAAAGGGACAGTACAGCTACCTGCTGTCAGATGGACGGTGCTGGAATGCATCTCACCTCGCACCTGCCTCTCTTCAGGAGGAGAGTGACAATCTGGACTTTGAAGCTATACCAGCT GTTGCTCTGGAAAACACCAGGAAAAAGTTTGAGGTCAAGCAGCCACTCGTGGAGCCTGTCGATGGAGAAATGGATCAGTACGGAGATGAGTCGGGGGACGGGGGCCAGAACGAGGGGATTCCTGCTCCGGGAAAAGCTTGTGGGGTTAAATTCAATGCAATGCCGTGTCCTGTCGAGAGGTGCATCAGCGGAGAGGTTTGCATGTCACCATCGCTGGAGTTGGACACCAAAAACCTCCCCGACAGCAAAAGTCAAGACGAGTTTTCCTGTAAGAGTCTGATGTTTGGTAAAACCGACTCCAAGCAACTGGCGAAAGCTGAGGCTGAACCCAGTCAGTTCTGCAGCTGTGTTCACTCTCATCTTTCTTCTCTTTGTCTTAAACAATGTTTTGAATGCAAGGGCTTACACTATTACAACTGTGACTCTCTTAAAATTTGCAAAATGAATGGTCACAAAGTGAAGTATGCCGGGAATCCAAATGAATCAGAGGAGCCATCACTACCGAGCGGGGTCTCATCAGACCCTCCCCCGTATGACAGCGCAGCGATGCCCTCCTTAGCCCCGTGTGACGAGCCCACACCCGTCAGtcagtccatccatcccatcTCCTTCCACGGCTGCTGTGACCTCACCAAGCCGGACCCTCAGGTCCTGTGTCGCAGCTGCAGTGTTTTCCACTCCGGTTCCTGCAGAGAGGGAGATCTATGCCAAACAAACCACGACATCTGCCCGCTCGGGGTGTGCTCCTGCGGGAAGCTGTGCTCCAGGAAGCCCCTGGTTCTGTGCAGGTACTGTGGTAGGGAGTTTTGCACCAACTGTTGGTACAGAAATCCTGTTTCATGCATCTGTGGCCAAACCTTTGACCAGTCGTCATCAGTATGA